From one Halosimplex rubrum genomic stretch:
- a CDS encoding AI-2E family transporter, translating to MALTRRQQVLGGLFVGMAALTLVILSRVVGTVFFAITVAYVLYPVRRMIVGRGVNRRIAAATATAVGFLFVALIVGPIVYALYGRQALLLEFLRSIPAEQPISVFGMSFVIDVSALIVRARAAVVDIGFDIAGAAPVLALKAFLFVFLVYGLLLRPGNVRRATLRLVPGEYHDVVLALHRCVRDTLYALYVLQAATALGTFAVAYVVFSLLGYDSAFTLSVFSGLLQFIPVLGPSLLIAAVAVGQALAGEVTAALLVASTGLVLIGFLPDALIRPRLASLTTGMSASLYFVGFTGGTLSLGVVGVIAGPLVVALLVEVVELITDERTTVQQTFDGAAIEPDGPPSDPPGSRAADALAGPEPGGADGSSGDIADGTAGDSSGGPADDD from the coding sequence ATGGCACTGACGCGGCGACAGCAGGTGCTCGGCGGCCTGTTCGTCGGTATGGCTGCCCTGACGCTGGTGATCCTCTCGCGGGTCGTCGGAACGGTGTTTTTCGCCATCACGGTGGCGTACGTGCTCTACCCGGTCCGGCGGATGATCGTCGGTCGGGGGGTCAACCGACGGATCGCGGCCGCGACGGCGACGGCGGTCGGGTTCCTGTTCGTCGCGCTCATCGTCGGACCGATCGTCTACGCGCTGTACGGCCGTCAGGCGCTCCTGCTGGAGTTCTTGCGGTCGATCCCGGCCGAACAACCGATCTCGGTCTTCGGGATGTCGTTCGTGATCGACGTGAGCGCGCTGATCGTGCGGGCGCGGGCTGCGGTCGTGGACATCGGGTTCGACATCGCGGGGGCGGCGCCCGTCCTCGCGCTGAAGGCGTTCCTGTTCGTCTTCCTCGTCTACGGACTGTTGCTCCGGCCCGGGAACGTCCGCCGGGCGACCCTGCGGCTGGTCCCCGGGGAGTACCACGACGTGGTGCTCGCGCTGCACCGCTGCGTGCGCGACACGCTGTACGCGCTGTACGTCCTGCAGGCCGCGACCGCGCTGGGTACGTTCGCCGTCGCCTACGTCGTCTTCTCGCTGCTGGGGTACGACAGCGCGTTCACGCTGTCGGTCTTCTCGGGCCTGCTGCAGTTCATCCCCGTCCTCGGGCCGAGCCTGCTCATCGCCGCCGTGGCGGTCGGCCAGGCGCTGGCGGGCGAGGTCACCGCGGCGCTCCTCGTGGCCAGTACGGGCCTGGTCCTCATCGGCTTCCTGCCGGACGCGCTCATCCGCCCGCGGCTGGCCTCGCTGACGACCGGGATGTCCGCGAGCCTCTACTTCGTCGGGTTCACCGGCGGGACGCTGAGTCTCGGCGTCGTCGGCGTCATCGCCGGCCCGCTCGTCGTCGCGCTGCTCGTCGAGGTGGTCGAACTCATCACCGACGAGCGCACGACCGTCCAGCAGACCTTCGACGGGGCCGCCATCGAGCCCGACGGGCCGCCGAGCGACCCGCCCGGCAGCCGCGCCGCCGACGCCCTCGCCGGCCCCGAACCGGGCGGGGCGGACGGCTCGTCCGGCGACATCGCCGACGGGACCGCCGGCGACTCCTCGGGCGGCCCGGCCGACGACGACTGA
- a CDS encoding HPP family protein, with protein MDVSRFAVRTAVHAGALLAVTGAVAWLTGTPFVFPSLGPTAYVLATRRTADRSGLARVVAAHVVGVVAGLVSYRLLADGVVVTADLAPRSPALAAVVASGVLALALTSAGMVATGAVHPPACATTLIVSLGLLPTLREGLLIAVAVCVLVVAHAVVVRAIPDGDERERAAPGGS; from the coding sequence GTGGACGTGTCCCGCTTCGCCGTCCGGACGGCGGTCCACGCCGGCGCGCTGCTCGCGGTGACGGGCGCCGTCGCCTGGCTGACGGGGACGCCGTTCGTCTTCCCCAGTCTCGGGCCGACCGCGTACGTGCTGGCGACCCGGCGGACCGCGGACCGGTCGGGACTGGCCCGCGTCGTCGCGGCCCACGTCGTCGGCGTCGTCGCCGGTCTGGTCTCCTACCGCCTGCTGGCCGACGGCGTCGTCGTCACTGCCGACCTGGCTCCCCGGTCCCCCGCGCTGGCGGCCGTCGTCGCCAGCGGCGTGCTCGCGCTGGCGCTGACCAGCGCCGGGATGGTCGCGACCGGCGCCGTCCACCCGCCGGCCTGCGCGACGACACTCATCGTCTCGCTCGGGCTGTTGCCGACGCTCCGCGAGGGCCTGCTGATCGCCGTCGCCGTCTGCGTGCTCGTCGTCGCCCACGCCGTCGTGGTCCGGGCCATCCCGGACGGGGACGAGCGCGAGCGAGCGGCCCCCGGCGGCTCGTGA
- a CDS encoding AbrB/MazE/SpoVT family DNA-binding domain-containing protein, which produces MGTSEERRVDEKGRVTIPQSIRDALHIDPGEEVAVELVDDRIVIRNSVSRERLVERLEGCITAETRAEDADRIDPEDLKSEWTSDLPN; this is translated from the coding sequence ATGGGAACGAGCGAGGAGCGACGGGTCGACGAGAAGGGACGGGTCACGATCCCCCAGTCCATCAGAGACGCGTTGCACATCGACCCGGGCGAGGAAGTGGCCGTGGAACTGGTGGACGACCGGATCGTCATCCGAAACTCCGTCTCACGGGAGCGACTGGTCGAACGGCTGGAGGGCTGCATCACGGCGGAGACTCGGGCCGAGGACGCCGACCGGATCGACCCCGAGGACCTGAAATCGGAGTGGACGAGCGACCTGCCGAACTGA
- a CDS encoding sulfurtransferase codes for MSDYAKDVLVSADWVDEHLEDFESDDDDYRLVEVDVDTELYDESHAPGAVGWNWETDLQDQVERDILEKEDFEALLGSAGISGDTTVVLYGDNANWFAAYTYWQFKYYGHDDVKLLDGGRDYWVENDYPLTDEEPDFSAVEYNAAGPRESIRAYRDDVENAVEKGLPLVDVRSPEEFSGEVLAPPGLQETAQRGGHIPGASNVSWAAVTNDDGTFKTAEEIEELYAEEGIEGDGTVVAYCRIGERSSVAWFALHELAGYDDAINYDGSWTEWGNLVGAPIEKGEADD; via the coding sequence ATGAGCGACTACGCCAAAGACGTGCTCGTCTCGGCCGACTGGGTCGACGAGCACCTCGAGGACTTCGAGAGCGACGACGACGACTATCGACTGGTCGAGGTCGACGTCGACACGGAACTGTACGACGAGAGCCACGCGCCGGGCGCGGTCGGCTGGAACTGGGAGACCGACCTCCAGGACCAGGTCGAGCGCGACATCCTCGAGAAGGAGGACTTCGAGGCGCTGCTGGGTTCGGCGGGCATCAGCGGGGACACCACAGTGGTCCTCTACGGTGACAACGCCAACTGGTTCGCGGCCTACACCTACTGGCAGTTCAAGTACTACGGCCACGACGACGTGAAGCTGCTCGACGGCGGCCGCGACTACTGGGTCGAGAACGACTACCCGCTGACCGACGAGGAGCCCGACTTCTCCGCGGTCGAGTACAACGCCGCCGGCCCGCGCGAGTCCATCCGCGCCTACCGCGACGACGTCGAGAACGCCGTCGAGAAGGGCCTGCCGCTCGTCGACGTGCGCTCGCCCGAGGAGTTCTCCGGCGAGGTCCTCGCGCCCCCGGGCCTGCAGGAGACCGCCCAGCGCGGCGGCCACATCCCCGGCGCCAGCAACGTCTCCTGGGCCGCCGTCACCAACGACGACGGCACCTTCAAGACCGCCGAGGAGATCGAAGAGCTCTACGCCGAGGAAGGCATCGAGGGCGACGGCACCGTCGTCGCCTACTGCCGCATCGGCGAGCGCTCGTCGGTCGCCTGGTTCGCCCTGCACGAACTGGCCGGCTACGACGACGCCATCAACTACGACGGCTCCTGGACGGAGTGGGGCAACCTCGTGGGCGCCCCCATCGAGAAGGGCGAGGCCGACGACTGA
- a CDS encoding aldo/keto reductase: protein MEYTTLGSTGMEVSQICLGCMSFGSEEPWMLDEEDGREVIERAIDLGVNFFDTANAYSDGESEEILGDALSGYDRDDHVVATKVRFPVGEDTPNASGLSRKTIEQELDASLDRLGLDTIDLYQTHRVDPNTPPETTLRALTDAQRRGKIRHAGTSSMWTHDLAEQLQTSEREDLLSYETMQNHYHVAYREEERDMLPLCDKEDIGVVPWGPLGQGFLARPFDELERTNRGDPENFHNPTPEYERGGGREINERVQELAADHGVTMAQIALAWQFQNDYVDAPIVGTTSVEHLEQAVEALEISLSASDVAYLEEPYEPQPIIGHE, encoded by the coding sequence ATGGAGTACACCACACTCGGCTCGACCGGGATGGAGGTCTCGCAGATCTGTCTCGGCTGCATGAGCTTCGGCAGCGAGGAGCCGTGGATGTTAGACGAGGAGGACGGTCGGGAGGTCATCGAGCGCGCCATCGACCTGGGCGTCAACTTCTTCGACACCGCCAACGCCTACTCCGACGGCGAGAGCGAGGAGATCCTCGGCGACGCCCTCTCGGGCTACGACCGCGACGACCACGTCGTCGCCACGAAGGTGCGGTTCCCCGTCGGCGAGGACACGCCCAACGCCTCGGGCCTCTCCCGCAAGACCATCGAGCAGGAACTCGACGCCTCGCTCGACCGCCTCGGCCTCGACACCATCGATCTGTACCAGACCCACCGCGTCGACCCGAACACGCCGCCGGAGACGACCCTACGGGCGCTGACGGACGCCCAGCGACGGGGGAAGATCCGCCACGCCGGCACCTCCTCGATGTGGACCCACGACCTCGCCGAGCAACTGCAGACGAGCGAGCGCGAGGACCTCCTCAGCTACGAGACGATGCAGAACCACTACCACGTCGCCTACCGAGAGGAGGAGCGCGACATGCTGCCCCTGTGCGACAAGGAGGACATCGGCGTCGTCCCGTGGGGCCCGCTGGGCCAGGGCTTCCTCGCTCGCCCGTTCGACGAGCTGGAGCGCACCAACAGAGGCGACCCGGAGAACTTCCACAACCCGACGCCCGAGTACGAGCGCGGCGGCGGGCGGGAGATCAACGAGCGCGTACAGGAACTCGCCGCCGACCACGGCGTGACGATGGCCCAGATCGCCCTGGCCTGGCAGTTCCAGAACGACTACGTCGACGCGCCCATCGTCGGCACCACGAGCGTCGAACACCTCGAACAGGCCGTCGAGGCGCTGGAGATCTCGCTGTCGGCGTCGGACGTGGCCTACCTCGAAGAACCGTACGAACCGCAGCCGATCATCGGCCACGAGTAA
- a CDS encoding ribbon-helix-helix domain-containing protein yields the protein MSEATTGTDREDEIVTVNFKITESFLDEIDGTWQGRGFNSRSEFIRYTLRDAVEHPTFERDELVALLRAEEDVREGRTMSADEARERFGTDDE from the coding sequence ATGTCCGAAGCGACCACGGGAACCGACAGGGAGGACGAGATCGTCACGGTGAATTTCAAGATCACCGAATCGTTTCTCGACGAGATCGACGGCACCTGGCAGGGTCGCGGGTTCAACAGCCGGAGCGAGTTCATCCGCTACACGCTCCGCGACGCGGTCGAGCATCCGACGTTCGAGCGGGACGAACTCGTCGCGCTGCTCCGGGCGGAGGAAGATGTCCGCGAAGGACGGACGATGAGCGCCGACGAGGCGCGCGAGCGGTTCGGAACGGACGATGAGTGA
- a CDS encoding outer membrane protein assembly factor BamB family protein — MDERHSRRAFLGTVGAAAGGVATGLAGCVAAPGGSETDSRIETDGEPLSEAAAAQFRGGLQRRGVYPDATVPTDPAVDWTVREVNTGDHTAAKASPVEVPGGDVVVPGDNGEIRRVTPAGEEVWRSSVDRTGRGIHGTPAVANGAVYVGAYDGALYAFDLESGERYWRAKLGDAIGSSPGYHDGTVYIAVEYHDPSGAMFAVDAVTGDVVWEDQRVTDHPHSTAAVDRRAGRLVVGSNDGYLYAWSYPDLEYLWKFPTGRPIKGPVATAGGSAVFGSWDGSVYRVALDDGTEEWSFRTGGLVMSGPSIEAGTGTVYVGSHDSNLYALAFEDGGKRWSFDTGGRITGCPTVTSEHVLVGSYDDTCYAVEKATGEEVWAVEGVGNVTCAPLVTDDAVYFTERASPVYLDAKKADDRDPDPEESGALYRVVDAGE; from the coding sequence ATGGACGAGCGCCACTCACGACGGGCGTTTCTCGGGACGGTCGGCGCCGCCGCCGGGGGCGTCGCGACCGGCCTCGCGGGCTGCGTGGCGGCGCCCGGCGGCTCGGAGACCGACAGCAGGATCGAGACCGACGGCGAACCGCTCAGCGAGGCCGCGGCGGCGCAGTTCCGCGGCGGCCTCCAGCGACGCGGCGTCTACCCCGACGCGACGGTCCCGACGGATCCGGCGGTCGACTGGACCGTCCGAGAGGTCAACACCGGCGATCACACGGCGGCCAAGGCCAGCCCCGTCGAAGTCCCGGGCGGGGACGTCGTCGTCCCCGGCGACAACGGCGAGATCCGGCGGGTGACGCCCGCCGGCGAGGAGGTCTGGCGGTCGTCGGTCGACCGGACCGGGCGGGGGATCCACGGGACGCCCGCGGTCGCCAACGGCGCCGTCTACGTCGGCGCCTACGACGGCGCGCTGTACGCCTTCGACCTCGAATCGGGCGAGCGCTACTGGCGGGCGAAACTCGGCGACGCCATCGGGTCGAGCCCGGGGTATCACGACGGCACCGTCTACATCGCCGTCGAGTACCACGACCCCAGCGGCGCGATGTTCGCCGTCGACGCCGTCACCGGCGACGTGGTCTGGGAGGACCAGCGGGTCACCGACCACCCCCACTCGACGGCCGCGGTCGACCGCCGGGCCGGTCGGCTCGTCGTCGGCTCGAACGACGGTTACCTCTACGCCTGGAGCTACCCCGACCTGGAGTACCTGTGGAAGTTCCCGACCGGACGGCCGATCAAGGGCCCGGTCGCCACCGCGGGCGGGAGCGCCGTCTTCGGGTCGTGGGACGGTTCGGTCTACCGGGTCGCGCTGGACGACGGCACCGAGGAGTGGTCGTTCCGGACGGGCGGGCTGGTGATGTCCGGCCCCTCGATCGAGGCCGGGACGGGGACGGTGTACGTCGGCAGCCATGACTCGAACCTCTACGCGCTGGCGTTCGAGGACGGGGGCAAGCGGTGGTCGTTCGACACCGGCGGCCGGATAACCGGCTGTCCGACCGTCACGAGCGAACACGTGCTCGTCGGCTCGTACGACGACACCTGCTACGCGGTCGAGAAGGCCACCGGCGAGGAGGTGTGGGCCGTCGAAGGCGTCGGCAACGTCACGTGCGCGCCGCTTGTCACCGACGACGCCGTCTACTTCACCGAGCGCGCCTCCCCGGTGTACCTCGACGCGAAGAAGGCCGACGACCGGGACCCCGACCCCGAGGAGTCGGGCGCGCTCTACCGGGTGGTCGACGCCGGCGAGTGA
- a CDS encoding type II toxin-antitoxin system RelE family toxin, which produces MSDEWAWELSSTAQDDLAAFSPDEQDRILDKLDEVVDSPWRDPPDYGEPLQNSPYKKIRVGGFRLSVSFGRDERRLVVARIKRRGGAYSADED; this is translated from the coding sequence ATGAGTGACGAGTGGGCATGGGAACTTTCCTCGACGGCACAAGACGATCTCGCTGCGTTCTCCCCCGACGAACAGGATCGTATCCTCGACAAGCTCGACGAGGTCGTCGACTCCCCGTGGCGTGACCCGCCTGACTACGGAGAACCGCTGCAGAACAGCCCGTACAAGAAGATCCGCGTCGGCGGATTCCGTCTCTCGGTGTCCTTCGGGCGGGACGAACGGCGACTGGTCGTGGCTCGGATCAAGCGCCGTGGCGGCGCGTACAGCGCCGACGAAGACTGA
- a CDS encoding class I SAM-dependent methyltransferase, with product MSVSEEFDEWARDGRDEGMEQRHWHTAKHALARMPVEAGEVVLDLGSGSGYAGRALRETKDAARSYGVDAAPQMARNARAYTDDRRSGFLNGDFEHLPFADDSVDHCWSMEAFFYARDPDAVLDELRRVLRPGGTFYCAVNYWEESVHTHKWDELVEVPMIRWTEAEYRERFRAAGFHVAGQDRIPDTETTIPPAGEFPTEDFETREAMVERYREHGTLLTVGVVP from the coding sequence ATGAGCGTCAGCGAGGAGTTCGACGAGTGGGCCCGCGACGGCCGCGACGAGGGCATGGAACAGCGCCACTGGCACACCGCCAAACACGCCCTGGCGCGGATGCCCGTCGAGGCGGGCGAGGTCGTCCTCGACCTGGGCTCGGGGAGCGGCTACGCCGGTCGGGCGCTCCGGGAGACCAAGGACGCGGCCCGGTCCTACGGCGTCGACGCCGCGCCGCAGATGGCCCGCAACGCCCGCGCGTACACAGACGACCGCCGGTCGGGCTTCCTGAACGGCGACTTCGAACACCTGCCGTTCGCCGACGACAGCGTCGACCACTGCTGGTCGATGGAGGCGTTCTTCTACGCCCGCGACCCCGACGCCGTGCTGGACGAGCTGCGCCGGGTCCTGCGGCCGGGCGGGACGTTCTACTGCGCCGTGAACTACTGGGAGGAGAGCGTGCATACGCACAAATGGGACGAGCTGGTCGAGGTGCCGATGATCCGCTGGACGGAGGCCGAGTACCGCGAGCGCTTCCGGGCGGCGGGCTTTCACGTCGCCGGTCAGGACCGGATCCCCGACACGGAGACGACCATCCCGCCGGCGGGCGAGTTCCCGACCGAGGACTTCGAGACGCGCGAGGCGATGGTCGAGCGCTACCGCGAGCACGGGACCTTGCTGACCGTCGGCGTGGTGCCGTAG
- a CDS encoding DUF2391 family protein: MARAPRYKLADTAQQVVGGFLLAGPFVVTEEVWTLADRMTWSHTAVTVAIVFAIGYGALYEADDDRDPDREAEVAGVPLRFLSLMLVSFGSVAVLALTLTAPTTFLTDPGLTTAERAAVTARAVSVGAIFSVVGAATADSVF; encoded by the coding sequence ATGGCTCGGGCGCCCCGGTACAAACTCGCCGACACCGCACAGCAGGTCGTCGGCGGGTTCCTCCTCGCCGGGCCGTTCGTCGTCACCGAGGAGGTGTGGACGCTCGCCGACCGGATGACCTGGTCCCACACCGCCGTTACGGTCGCCATCGTCTTCGCCATCGGCTACGGCGCCCTCTACGAGGCCGACGACGACCGCGACCCCGACCGCGAGGCCGAAGTCGCCGGGGTCCCGCTGCGCTTTCTCTCGCTCATGCTCGTCTCCTTCGGCTCGGTCGCCGTCCTCGCGCTGACGCTGACCGCGCCGACCACGTTCCTCACCGACCCGGGTCTCACGACCGCCGAGCGCGCCGCGGTCACCGCCCGCGCCGTCAGCGTCGGCGCCATCTTCAGCGTCGTCGGGGCCGCGACGGCGGACTCCGTCTTCTGA
- a CDS encoding type 1 glutamine amidotransferase domain-containing protein produces the protein MTSALFVVSEEGYWGEECVEPLTTLESAGVDVTVATPSGDPPEVDERSVDPDEVGAETAERVREVHENHAELNDPDPVARVSADGYDAVVFPGGHGTEWDINQDRHARALLRDAVAGEEGTALVVCHALGLLAFTRTDDGAFLVDGRDVTGFPNDWEAGIVDDDDRMPDGRKLPYWVEDEVRAAGGEWDAELDTETSVTVDGDLVTGRGPESSAAAAQVLLDELGVAAEAGD, from the coding sequence ATGACATCAGCACTGTTCGTCGTCAGCGAGGAAGGCTACTGGGGAGAGGAGTGCGTCGAACCGCTCACGACGCTGGAGTCGGCGGGCGTCGACGTGACGGTCGCGACGCCGTCGGGCGACCCGCCCGAGGTCGACGAGCGCTCGGTCGACCCCGACGAGGTCGGCGCGGAGACCGCCGAGCGCGTGCGCGAGGTCCACGAGAACCACGCCGAACTGAACGACCCCGACCCGGTCGCCCGCGTCTCGGCCGACGGCTACGACGCCGTCGTCTTCCCGGGCGGCCACGGCACCGAGTGGGACATCAACCAGGACCGCCACGCTCGCGCGCTCCTCCGGGACGCCGTCGCGGGCGAGGAGGGGACGGCGCTCGTCGTCTGTCACGCCCTCGGGCTCCTGGCGTTCACCCGCACCGACGACGGCGCGTTCCTCGTCGACGGCCGCGACGTGACGGGCTTCCCGAACGACTGGGAGGCCGGCATCGTCGACGACGACGACCGGATGCCCGACGGCCGGAAACTCCCCTACTGGGTCGAGGACGAGGTGAGAGCCGCCGGCGGCGAGTGGGACGCCGAACTCGACACCGAGACGAGCGTCACCGTCGACGGCGACCTCGTGACCGGCCGCGGGCCGGAATCCTCGGCGGCCGCCGCCCAGGTCCTGCTGGACGAACTCGGCGTCGCCGCCGAAGCCGGCGACTGA
- a CDS encoding type II toxin-antitoxin system VapC family toxin, with amino-acid sequence MDERPAELMYCLDANVWIYFLDSDLDEHDAVRDDVADVLRSRPLFTTTVLQMEVVHYLTNQLADSERQVEQVLSIEDSTVAALRTTDVERGAELLAEYDQSGIGGRDATVLAAMERHGVGRLWTHDEALERMDDRLDWLTVTDPVTE; translated from the coding sequence GTGGACGAGCGACCTGCCGAACTGATGTACTGCCTCGATGCGAACGTCTGGATCTACTTCCTCGATTCCGACCTCGACGAACACGACGCCGTCCGCGACGACGTTGCGGACGTGCTTCGCTCCCGGCCGCTGTTCACGACGACAGTCCTCCAGATGGAGGTCGTCCACTACTTGACGAATCAGCTGGCCGACAGCGAGCGACAGGTCGAACAGGTGTTGTCGATCGAGGACTCGACCGTCGCGGCGCTACGGACCACCGACGTAGAACGGGGAGCGGAGTTGCTCGCGGAGTACGACCAGTCCGGTATCGGCGGCCGCGACGCGACGGTGCTGGCCGCGATGGAGCGACACGGAGTCGGCCGACTCTGGACACACGACGAGGCGCTCGAGCGGATGGACGACCGTCTCGACTGGCTGACAGTCACCGACCCCGTCACCGAGTAG
- a CDS encoding DUF106 domain-containing protein produces MDETLRERLAADEALADAAAVVLDRAESGDGTVSWTDVSGAVPAEQWGRLLESEVLVATDAGFVVDDPDAVRAVVDDRDAAGSEVSDAADSADADDDADAGCWSAADKLAGVAALGLMASYQVPVARDTIGSTADIFLGPVEAALPFGATIALLAVATTVVSTTLRRRLMDGNPQEAAQERLQTVKERLDAARERGDDEAVERLQSRQQELMLEQLGAMKRMVRPMVYAMLVTVPVFLWITWLTVNPAAAITPAAQVLPIAGRVVWTAKLVGPLQVWTVWYIACSILSNVAGKRVAKRVGPKISNYRSVV; encoded by the coding sequence ATGGACGAGACCCTCCGCGAGCGACTCGCGGCCGACGAGGCGCTCGCCGACGCCGCCGCCGTCGTCCTCGACCGCGCCGAATCGGGCGACGGCACCGTCTCCTGGACCGACGTGAGCGGTGCCGTCCCCGCCGAACAGTGGGGGCGATTGCTCGAATCCGAAGTACTCGTCGCGACGGACGCCGGCTTCGTCGTCGACGACCCAGACGCCGTCCGGGCAGTCGTCGACGACCGCGACGCCGCCGGGAGCGAGGTCAGTGACGCCGCGGACAGCGCCGACGCGGACGACGACGCCGACGCCGGCTGCTGGTCGGCCGCCGACAAGCTTGCCGGCGTCGCCGCGCTCGGACTGATGGCCAGCTACCAGGTGCCGGTGGCCCGGGATACCATCGGGAGCACCGCGGACATCTTCCTCGGCCCGGTCGAGGCCGCCCTGCCGTTCGGGGCGACGATCGCGCTGCTGGCGGTCGCGACGACGGTCGTCTCCACGACGCTGCGGCGCCGGCTGATGGACGGCAACCCGCAGGAAGCCGCACAGGAGCGGCTGCAGACCGTCAAAGAGCGGCTCGACGCGGCACGCGAGCGCGGCGACGACGAAGCGGTCGAACGGTTGCAGTCGCGCCAGCAGGAGCTGATGCTGGAGCAACTGGGAGCGATGAAGCGGATGGTCCGGCCGATGGTCTACGCGATGCTGGTCACGGTCCCGGTGTTCCTGTGGATCACGTGGCTGACCGTCAACCCCGCCGCGGCGATCACGCCGGCCGCGCAGGTGTTGCCGATCGCCGGCCGCGTCGTCTGGACGGCTAAGCTGGTCGGGCCGCTGCAGGTCTGGACGGTCTGGTACATCGCCTGCTCGATCCTCTCGAACGTCGCGGGCAAGCGCGTCGCGAAGAGAGTCGGGCCGAAGATCTCGAACTACCGGTCGGTCGTCTGA
- a CDS encoding sulfurtransferase, with the protein MSEIVVPADRVADRLDEVRIVDTRDAWEFEGIGHVPGAVSVPFDSFRADEHAAEDGAGGESGGSGAEESGDGQGMLPGADAFADLMSEAGIENDDRIVAYDDTHGVFAARFLVTAELYGHDPERLHLLDGDFSAWRLDHETTSEVAEFERSTYEVDPPAETPLVGIDAVASATDDPDTVVVDTREAWEFEEGHIPGAVRLDWRELVDDETRGLKPRAEIESILDERGIAPDKRIVLYCNTARRISHTYTVLRHLGYPDLAFYEGSLTEWEADGRELETGA; encoded by the coding sequence ATGAGCGAGATCGTCGTCCCGGCCGACCGGGTGGCCGACCGCCTCGACGAGGTCAGGATCGTCGACACCCGCGACGCCTGGGAGTTCGAGGGCATCGGGCACGTCCCGGGCGCCGTCAGCGTCCCGTTCGACTCGTTTCGCGCCGACGAACACGCCGCCGAGGACGGTGCGGGCGGCGAGTCCGGCGGATCGGGCGCCGAGGAGTCGGGGGACGGCCAGGGGATGCTCCCCGGCGCCGACGCCTTCGCCGACCTCATGTCCGAGGCCGGGATCGAGAACGACGACCGGATCGTCGCCTACGACGACACCCACGGCGTCTTCGCCGCGCGCTTCCTCGTGACCGCCGAGCTGTACGGCCACGACCCCGAGCGGCTGCACCTGCTCGACGGCGACTTCTCCGCGTGGCGATTGGACCACGAGACCACGAGCGAGGTCGCCGAGTTCGAGCGCTCGACCTACGAGGTCGACCCGCCGGCGGAGACGCCGCTGGTCGGGATCGACGCGGTCGCGTCGGCGACCGACGACCCCGACACCGTCGTCGTCGACACCCGCGAGGCCTGGGAGTTCGAGGAGGGGCACATCCCCGGCGCGGTCCGGCTGGACTGGCGCGAGCTCGTCGACGACGAGACCCGCGGGCTGAAACCCCGCGCCGAGATCGAGTCGATCCTCGACGAGCGGGGGATCGCCCCCGACAAGCGGATCGTGCTCTACTGCAACACCGCCCGCCGGATCAGCCACACCTACACGGTCCTCCGTCACCTGGGCTACCCCGACCTGGCGTTCTACGAGGGGAGTCTCACCGAGTGGGAGGCCGACGGACGCGAACTGGAGACCGGGGCGTAG